From a single Paludibacter jiangxiensis genomic region:
- a CDS encoding AraC family transcriptional regulator, which yields MQNKLTTREEYLRRINIVTEYINNHLDEKLDLSKLADLSNLSPFHFHRITKAFLGEPIGAYITRTRVETAARLLRYTELPVQDIAFSVGYEMPSSLSKVFNQYYGISPIEFRNNKNFTIMKPAVINPALNLKAPKMVDLADQNLIYIRHTGDYSSLDFCGAWTKLWGCVKSQKLFTAGIEHICIYHDDPKVTEPDKLRTDICLVIHKPAQPEGEIGVKTMPGGKYAVFLYQGSYDNLGSVYDTIFGYWLPESGAQLRNVACFEKYLNNPDKTEPAKLKTEIYVPVQ from the coding sequence ATGCAGAACAAACTTACCACACGGGAGGAGTATCTCCGGCGAATCAATATCGTAACGGAATATATCAACAATCATTTGGATGAAAAACTTGATTTGAGTAAACTGGCTGATTTGTCGAATTTATCTCCGTTTCATTTTCATCGCATCACCAAGGCATTTCTGGGCGAACCGATCGGAGCGTACATCACCCGGACGCGGGTGGAGACGGCAGCGCGGTTGTTGCGCTATACAGAACTCCCGGTGCAGGATATTGCCTTTAGCGTTGGGTACGAAATGCCCTCTTCCCTGTCGAAGGTATTTAATCAATATTACGGCATATCGCCGATCGAATTCAGAAACAATAAAAATTTTACCATCATGAAACCAGCAGTTATCAATCCGGCGCTAAACCTGAAAGCTCCGAAAATGGTCGATCTTGCAGATCAGAATCTTATTTACATCCGCCATACGGGCGACTATTCTTCGCTCGATTTTTGCGGAGCCTGGACTAAGCTCTGGGGGTGTGTCAAATCGCAGAAGCTTTTCACAGCTGGAATCGAACACATTTGCATCTATCACGATGATCCGAAGGTGACCGAACCCGACAAATTGCGTACCGATATTTGTCTTGTTATTCATAAGCCCGCTCAACCAGAGGGTGAGATTGGTGTAAAAACAATGCCGGGAGGGAAGTATGCCGTCTTCCTCTATCAGGGCTCTTACGATAACCTGGGCTCGGTGTACGATACTATTTTCGGTTACTGGTTGCCCGAAAGCGGAGCGCAGTTGCGCAATGTTGCCTGTTTTGAAAAATACCTCAACAATCCGGACAAGACCGAGCCGGCCAAACTGAAAACGGAAATCTATGTTCCGGTGCAGTAA
- a CDS encoding threonine/serine exporter family protein, with the protein MTSELLLRILLDFVLAFVVGFCWGILFGSPKRILWMAGLLGALGHSLRFVLLESGVVLITATMISAVTIGILGIYCAHKVHHPPVVFTMPAFITMIPGLYAYRTMLGCIKLTDPAIVQKTPDIMVQIGHNLMLTLSLLAILAIGISIAALLFRTKSVKEINFGKKQKVKKVD; encoded by the coding sequence ATGACCTCAGAACTTCTACTTCGCATATTACTCGATTTCGTACTGGCTTTTGTGGTCGGTTTTTGCTGGGGCATCCTCTTCGGTTCACCCAAACGCATTCTCTGGATGGCAGGTTTGCTCGGTGCACTCGGACATAGCCTGCGCTTTGTTTTGTTGGAAAGTGGCGTAGTGCTCATCACTGCCACCATGATCAGCGCCGTCACCATTGGCATTCTGGGTATCTATTGCGCCCACAAGGTGCACCATCCGCCGGTGGTTTTCACCATGCCTGCTTTCATCACTATGATTCCGGGACTTTATGCCTATCGCACCATGCTGGGCTGCATCAAACTCACTGACCCGGCAATCGTGCAGAAAACGCCTGACATTATGGTACAAATCGGACACAACCTAATGCTGACGTTATCGCTACTGGCAATTTTAGCGATCGGCATTTCCATTGCCGCATTGCTGTTCAGAACAAAAAGCGTGAAAGAAATTAACTTCGGTAAGAAGCAAAAGGTAAAAAAAGTCGATTAA
- a CDS encoding SusC/RagA family TonB-linked outer membrane protein: protein MRLGLILMAFMPVMIYAQSVVKGKVTDTKGEPLIGATIAVKGTGEGSVTDANGEFSFKTKKTLTAKNMVVFSYVGYKTREQVYANGTINIKLDEDSKQLNDVVVTALGIKREEKGLGYSTRTVQGDQITGSMPSNWSSALSGKVAGLNLYSAGGPLSSSRISLRGDVSLNPEGNSALVVVDGVPMSSPLTNPGVAYGAGSAAELSVDYGNGFSDINPEDIESIQVLKGASAAALYGSRAANGVIMVTTKSGNRDKKGIGVSFSSNISMEDVMRWPDYQYEFGQGTPSNIGKTGTIYAGQQYYSYGTAPDGNASTSGTSSAFGPRFDANQSYYQFDPVTQTRATTATPWVAYKDNRKGLFQNGYTLTNSVAIDGKGDKGSMRASLTYTKNEWILPNTGFERLVASFSGQQQVSRVLKISAKSSYTYRQSDNIPAVGYNSNSISYFLIFQNPNVNLDWLRPMWRTGQEKVKQLQPYSTFIGNPYVTLYENVNPSEKHSNTTSLSANLQLSRKLELMVRSGIQLSAEMCEQHRAVSDVVYPNGYFKKQNILNYELNSDALLSYHDSFTNGVHMNVSGGGNMMYQYYDMLSAAVNGLITPGVYMLANGASNPFVSTVIKKKAINSVYYTANFDYKNRLFLDITGRNDWSSTLPKNSRSFFYPSVSTSALMNELFTLPTQISYLKLRASWAQVGNDADPYKTSPYYTTSAFAGSVTMPTTLYNQNFKPEISTNFETGIDFRMFKNRVGLDLTFYYNRTKNQILDAPMDPTTGYSRATINSGNVRNRGIEVELNATPVQTRSFQWKSTVTWSKNQNKILALAAGSDENQLISSIGSASIIGKVGGTTGDLWGYKLVRNPNGDVIIGSNGLPVRSAQIEYVGCAYPSWKGGFYNEFTYKNVKFSFLLDGQLGGLVYSHSFYKMVEQGKLAYTLNGRLPGTSYYIGSDDPRIKNNPSLFQLGGYYMVAKGVVQNADGSYSPNTTMVTVGSFYPEYNRMDNVETNSFSATYVKLREARVEFNLSKKLLSATPFTKASIAFYGRNLLCISHYPMFDPETVALNGSALVPGIETGSLPTTRSFGANINISF, encoded by the coding sequence ATGAGACTGGGCTTGATTCTGATGGCATTTATGCCGGTGATGATTTATGCTCAGAGTGTAGTGAAGGGAAAAGTGACTGATACTAAGGGAGAACCTTTAATCGGAGCTACGATTGCCGTAAAAGGTACCGGCGAAGGAAGTGTCACTGATGCAAACGGGGAGTTCTCGTTCAAAACGAAGAAGACTCTTACGGCAAAGAATATGGTGGTCTTTAGTTATGTGGGATATAAAACCCGCGAGCAGGTTTATGCCAATGGTACCATCAACATTAAACTGGACGAAGATTCCAAACAACTTAACGATGTAGTCGTGACGGCGTTGGGTATTAAGCGAGAAGAAAAAGGGTTGGGGTATTCGACCCGGACGGTGCAGGGCGATCAGATTACCGGATCGATGCCCAGTAACTGGTCGTCGGCTCTCAGCGGTAAGGTGGCAGGTCTGAATCTCTATTCGGCCGGTGGCCCGTTATCATCCAGCCGTATCTCTTTGCGAGGTGATGTATCGCTTAACCCGGAAGGGAATAGCGCGTTGGTAGTTGTCGATGGTGTTCCGATGAGTAGCCCCCTCACCAATCCGGGTGTGGCTTACGGTGCCGGTTCGGCTGCCGAACTGTCAGTCGACTACGGAAACGGGTTTTCGGATATTAATCCGGAAGATATTGAGAGTATTCAGGTGCTGAAAGGTGCCAGCGCGGCTGCTTTGTATGGTTCGCGTGCGGCAAACGGTGTTATTATGGTTACCACCAAGTCGGGTAACCGCGACAAAAAGGGGATCGGGGTCTCATTTTCGTCGAATATCAGCATGGAAGATGTGATGCGCTGGCCCGATTATCAGTATGAATTCGGACAGGGAACACCGTCGAATATAGGCAAAACCGGAACAATTTATGCCGGACAACAATACTATTCGTATGGTACCGCACCCGATGGAAATGCGAGCACCAGCGGAACCAGTAGCGCATTCGGACCTCGTTTTGATGCCAACCAGTCATACTATCAGTTCGATCCGGTGACTCAAACCCGCGCCACTACCGCCACTCCGTGGGTCGCCTATAAGGATAACCGCAAAGGTTTGTTTCAGAATGGCTATACACTGACCAATTCGGTTGCTATCGATGGTAAGGGTGATAAAGGCTCGATGCGTGCTTCCCTTACATACACCAAAAACGAATGGATCTTGCCCAATACCGGTTTTGAACGGTTGGTGGCCAGTTTTTCAGGACAGCAACAGGTATCACGTGTGTTAAAAATCAGTGCTAAGAGCAGCTACACCTATCGTCAGTCTGACAATATTCCGGCGGTGGGATACAATAGCAACTCCATTTCCTATTTTCTGATTTTTCAGAACCCGAATGTCAATCTCGACTGGTTGCGCCCGATGTGGAGAACCGGACAGGAGAAGGTCAAGCAGTTGCAACCCTATAGCACCTTTATCGGGAATCCGTATGTGACGCTTTATGAAAATGTGAATCCTTCCGAAAAGCATAGCAACACGACATCGTTATCGGCCAACCTGCAACTGTCGCGCAAGCTGGAGTTAATGGTTCGTTCGGGCATCCAACTATCGGCAGAGATGTGTGAACAGCATCGGGCGGTGAGCGATGTGGTTTATCCCAACGGTTATTTCAAAAAGCAGAATATCCTGAATTATGAGTTGAACAGCGACGCGTTGCTCTCGTACCACGATAGTTTTACCAATGGAGTCCATATGAATGTATCGGGCGGAGGAAATATGATGTATCAATACTACGATATGCTGTCGGCTGCGGTCAACGGACTGATTACGCCGGGTGTATACATGCTGGCCAACGGCGCTTCCAATCCGTTCGTATCTACCGTGATAAAGAAAAAGGCGATCAACAGTGTCTACTACACCGCCAACTTCGATTATAAAAACAGACTGTTTCTGGATATCACAGGACGTAACGACTGGTCGTCGACTTTGCCCAAAAACAGTCGCTCGTTCTTTTATCCATCGGTGAGTACCAGTGCTTTGATGAATGAACTCTTTACCCTTCCGACGCAGATCAGCTATCTTAAACTGAGGGCTTCGTGGGCTCAGGTGGGTAACGATGCCGATCCGTATAAAACCTCGCCCTACTATACAACCAGCGCATTTGCCGGATCGGTAACGATGCCGACCACGTTGTATAACCAGAATTTCAAGCCTGAAATTTCGACGAACTTTGAGACAGGTATCGATTTCAGAATGTTCAAAAATCGTGTCGGTCTTGATCTGACATTTTACTACAACCGCACAAAAAACCAGATATTGGATGCGCCGATGGATCCCACCACAGGATATTCGCGGGCAACTATCAATTCGGGAAATGTGCGTAATCGCGGCATCGAGGTGGAGCTGAACGCGACGCCGGTTCAGACACGTTCTTTTCAGTGGAAATCGACCGTTACCTGGTCGAAGAATCAAAACAAAATTCTGGCTCTTGCTGCCGGATCGGACGAAAATCAGCTTATCAGCAGTATCGGTAGCGCTTCCATTATCGGTAAAGTGGGCGGAACCACAGGTGATTTGTGGGGATATAAACTGGTGCGTAATCCGAATGGTGATGTGATTATCGGATCCAACGGTTTGCCGGTACGTAGTGCTCAGATTGAATACGTGGGTTGTGCCTATCCTTCTTGGAAAGGTGGTTTTTACAACGAATTTACATATAAAAACGTGAAGTTTAGCTTCCTGCTCGATGGTCAGCTGGGCGGTCTGGTTTATTCGCATTCGTTCTACAAAATGGTGGAGCAGGGTAAACTGGCGTATACTCTGAACGGACGTTTACCGGGAACATCGTATTATATCGGATCAGACGATCCACGTATCAAAAACAATCCGAGCTTGTTTCAGCTGGGAGGTTACTATATGGTAGCCAAGGGCGTGGTGCAAAATGCCGATGGTTCCTACAGCCCGAATACAACCATGGTTACTGTGGGCTCTTTTTATCCCGAATATAACCGTATGGACAATGTGGAAACCAACTCTTTTTCGGCAACATATGTCAAGCTGAGAGAAGCTCGTGTTGAGTTTAATTTGTCGAAGAAACTGTTGAGCGCAACGCCGTTTACCAAAGCCTCGATTGCATTCTACGGCCGTAACCTGTTGTGCATATCGCACTATCCGATGTTCGATCCGGAGACAGTGGCATTAAACGGTTCTGCCCTTGTGCCGGGTATCGAAACCGGATCGCTGCCTACCACACGCTCGTTCGGCGCAAACATCAATATCAGTTTCTAA
- a CDS encoding right-handed parallel beta-helix repeat-containing protein, producing the protein MRRIILLSISLLLICAVKNTCFAKVYYVAKNGSDSRTATQAQNITTPKLTIASGLTCLSAGDTLYIRSGVYAETLNQNMIAIPSGTSWSKPVTVAGYPGETVTIRPNAGVDEVIRLMGPAGGAKYLIFDNLHLDGINIADNVVKITYTGSDPSYTANHIMFKNSEIFNAPNQGVFVDHNSVGNKFINLQVHNNGTTDFHHGLYITGANNLVDGCDIHHNAGWGVHVYSDTGIAVDSNVVRNNSIHDNAYVGGRGCGIILSCGKGNMAYNNLIWNNNGGVQIDVAVNACVYNNTIYSNNKGSGGYAGVKIQSGSTGARIENNICWQNNAGAIENMGSSTTLTNNLTTTDPLFVDASISNFYLKSTSPAINAGVNLSPTVTSYYDGTARVQSSTYVVGALGTSVATADEIVNATAQLKIFPNPSDGRFTIETGTDQTVSLLIINAAGVPVHQQLLNNSKADVDLSGKPKGIYLCRLQSGTKVLGVGKVIIN; encoded by the coding sequence ATGAGAAGAATTATTTTATTGTCAATTAGCCTTTTATTGATATGTGCCGTTAAAAATACATGCTTTGCGAAAGTCTATTATGTTGCAAAAAACGGGAGTGACTCACGAACAGCCACTCAGGCGCAAAACATAACCACCCCAAAACTGACAATTGCATCCGGACTAACCTGTCTTTCGGCAGGTGATACTCTGTATATACGTAGCGGCGTTTATGCCGAAACATTGAATCAAAACATGATTGCCATTCCCAGTGGCACTTCATGGAGCAAGCCGGTTACTGTTGCCGGATATCCGGGCGAAACGGTTACTATTCGTCCTAACGCAGGAGTTGATGAAGTGATTCGCTTGATGGGGCCTGCAGGTGGAGCGAAGTATCTGATTTTTGATAATCTGCATCTCGATGGGATTAATATTGCTGATAATGTGGTAAAAATCACATACACAGGATCCGATCCGTCGTACACGGCAAACCATATCATGTTTAAGAATAGTGAAATTTTTAATGCTCCTAATCAGGGCGTTTTTGTCGACCACAACAGCGTAGGCAATAAATTTATCAATTTACAGGTTCACAACAACGGAACCACCGATTTCCACCATGGATTGTATATAACCGGAGCGAATAATCTGGTCGACGGGTGTGATATTCACCATAATGCGGGCTGGGGTGTGCATGTATATAGTGATACAGGAATAGCTGTAGATAGTAATGTTGTTCGAAACAACAGTATACACGATAATGCATATGTCGGAGGTCGTGGCTGCGGTATCATTCTTTCTTGCGGCAAAGGGAATATGGCTTACAATAACCTGATTTGGAATAATAACGGAGGTGTTCAGATCGATGTGGCGGTAAATGCCTGTGTGTATAACAATACGATTTATTCAAACAATAAGGGATCGGGAGGATATGCCGGAGTGAAAATTCAGTCAGGGAGCACCGGAGCAAGAATTGAAAACAATATTTGTTGGCAAAACAATGCCGGAGCTATAGAAAATATGGGTAGTAGTACGACCCTCACCAATAACCTGACAACAACCGATCCGCTTTTTGTCGACGCGTCTATTTCTAATTTTTACCTCAAATCGACTTCTCCGGCGATCAATGCGGGAGTGAATTTATCGCCCACCGTGACAAGCTATTATGATGGAACTGCCAGAGTGCAGAGCTCGACTTATGTCGTTGGTGCCTTAGGAACTTCTGTTGCAACAGCAGACGAAATTGTGAATGCCACAGCACAACTTAAAATATTCCCGAATCCATCAGACGGGAGGTTTACGATAGAAACAGGTACAGATCAAACTGTGAGCTTACTAATTATTAATGCAGCAGGAGTGCCTGTTCATCAGCAATTGTTGAATAATAGTAAAGCTGATGTCGATTTAAGCGGCAAGCCGAAAGGTATTTATCTCTGTCGATTGCAAAGCGGGACGAAAGTTCTGGGAGTCGGGAAAGTTATTATTAACTGA
- a CDS encoding metallophosphoesterase, whose amino-acid sequence MKYGFFIIMFGIFLAMFGYVIGRGWQVLPTQGYWRQLYAGLSVLLFASFFVALFLGQTMSLGMASAISFAGDTYFLVMIYLLLSFLSADLVRIINSFAHFAPPGMMAFRFWWLMASFGVIAIALIAGNYKFNHPEVVTLNLETNKPKQGKELRIVAVSDLHVGFSIQKKQLQQYVQMINDQHPDIVLIAGDLFDRAVEPVVKQKMQEELRNIHAPKGIYAINGNHEFYSGNLKAIDDFYQKAGVRLLTDNVALIDSAFYIIGRDDRTNIHRKPLLYLTEGLNPALPTILLDHQPHHLEEAEQSGIDLQISGHTHEGQFFPGNLIVKREFEQAHGYLRKGKTQYYISSGLGIWGPQYRIGTQSELVVINLKY is encoded by the coding sequence ATGAAATACGGATTTTTCATCATAATGTTTGGTATCTTCCTGGCCATGTTCGGCTACGTGATTGGACGTGGATGGCAGGTATTGCCCACTCAGGGATACTGGCGACAACTCTATGCTGGACTGAGTGTCCTTCTTTTTGCCTCCTTTTTTGTCGCACTGTTTTTAGGACAAACGATGTCATTGGGCATGGCATCAGCCATCTCGTTTGCAGGTGACACTTACTTTCTGGTAATGATTTACCTGTTGCTCTCCTTTCTGTCCGCCGATTTGGTGCGTATCATCAACTCGTTTGCCCATTTTGCCCCGCCGGGCATGATGGCCTTCCGGTTCTGGTGGCTAATGGCCAGTTTCGGCGTGATAGCCATCGCTCTGATTGCAGGCAATTACAAATTCAACCATCCCGAAGTGGTAACGCTCAATCTCGAGACCAATAAGCCAAAACAAGGCAAAGAACTGCGCATTGTGGCTGTGAGCGATCTGCATGTAGGCTTTTCTATTCAGAAAAAACAACTACAACAGTACGTACAGATGATTAACGATCAACATCCGGACATCGTGCTGATTGCAGGTGATCTCTTTGATCGGGCAGTAGAACCGGTTGTAAAACAAAAGATGCAGGAAGAACTGCGGAACATTCATGCGCCGAAAGGAATTTATGCCATCAACGGTAATCATGAATTCTATTCGGGCAATTTGAAAGCTATCGACGATTTCTACCAAAAAGCAGGGGTTCGTTTGCTGACCGACAATGTAGCATTGATTGACAGTGCATTCTACATCATCGGACGCGACGACCGTACCAATATTCACCGCAAACCGTTGCTATACCTGACGGAAGGTCTCAATCCGGCACTACCAACCATTTTGCTCGATCACCAGCCACACCATTTGGAAGAGGCAGAGCAAAGCGGCATCGACCTCCAAATTTCGGGGCACACGCACGAAGGGCAGTTTTTCCCGGGTAACCTCATCGTAAAACGAGAGTTTGAGCAGGCACACGGTTATTTGCGCAAAGGCAAAACGCAGTATTACATTTCGTCGGGACTGGGCATCTGGGGACCGCAATACCGCATTGGCACTCAATCGGAACTGGTGGTGATAAATCTGAAATATTAG
- a CDS encoding threonine/serine ThrE exporter family protein, which produces MTENIPSSTNEYVHATEFADLALDIATTMLASGAHCGRITRNLDRLAKRWELNVQMQLTFIGVAMTVTSEHDPYHTVTRYRSTPPHSVHLELLTEFSSLTWKAADGDLNFEQVKKETERIKKIKHYSYWSVALAVGFSCACLCVLAGGGLIDAIVACMGAFIGSIVRVFIMHHKFNPMISFVIASFVTTMVSGANMVFHWGPAPEAALATAVLYLVPGVPLINSLIDLIEGHLSSAWNRALFGASILLCIAVGMTLSISLLGLNNF; this is translated from the coding sequence ATGACCGAAAATATACCTTCTTCAACTAACGAATACGTTCATGCCACGGAGTTTGCCGATCTGGCACTCGACATTGCCACCACCATGCTGGCTTCGGGAGCCCATTGCGGACGCATCACCCGCAATCTGGATCGTCTGGCAAAGCGATGGGAACTGAACGTACAGATGCAACTCACCTTTATCGGCGTGGCAATGACCGTCACCAGCGAACACGACCCATACCACACCGTTACCCGCTACCGTTCCACCCCGCCCCACTCCGTACACCTAGAACTGCTTACCGAGTTCAGCAGTCTGACGTGGAAAGCAGCCGATGGCGATCTCAACTTCGAGCAGGTAAAAAAGGAGACCGAACGCATCAAAAAAATCAAACATTATAGCTACTGGTCGGTGGCTCTGGCAGTAGGATTCTCCTGTGCCTGTCTGTGTGTGCTGGCCGGAGGAGGCCTTATCGACGCGATTGTAGCTTGCATGGGTGCTTTCATAGGATCGATCGTCAGGGTATTTATCATGCATCACAAGTTTAACCCGATGATTTCGTTTGTCATTGCCTCGTTTGTCACCACCATGGTGTCGGGTGCCAATATGGTGTTTCACTGGGGACCGGCTCCGGAGGCAGCGTTGGCCACTGCCGTACTCTATCTGGTACCGGGCGTACCTCTCATCAATTCGCTGATCGACCTGATAGAGGGACATCTCTCGTCGGCATGGAACCGGGCACTATTCGGGGCATCCATTTTGCTTTGCATTGCTGTCGGAATGACGTTGAGCATCTCTTTGTTGGGACTTAATAACTTTTAG
- a CDS encoding DJ-1/PfpI family protein codes for MKKKILFLTGDFAEDYETMVPFQMLEMVGYEVHVVCPGKKKGDTVKTAIHDFEGDQTYSEKPGHNFTLTYSFDEVTVSDYLGLVIAGGRAPEYLRLNDKVIDIVRYFFNHNKPVAAVCHGIQILTAADVVKGRKLTAYPAVGPEVTLAGGEFHAIAADKAFVDGNLVTSPAWPGHAAFIREFLKLLGATIEI; via the coding sequence ATGAAGAAAAAGATTTTGTTTCTCACCGGTGATTTTGCCGAAGATTATGAAACGATGGTACCGTTTCAGATGTTGGAAATGGTAGGTTACGAAGTGCATGTGGTGTGTCCAGGAAAGAAAAAGGGCGACACGGTGAAAACCGCTATCCACGATTTTGAAGGCGACCAAACCTATTCCGAAAAACCGGGTCACAACTTTACCCTTACCTATAGTTTCGACGAAGTGACGGTAAGTGATTATCTTGGTTTGGTGATTGCCGGAGGCCGTGCTCCCGAGTATCTGCGCCTCAACGACAAGGTGATCGACATCGTGCGCTATTTCTTCAATCATAACAAACCGGTAGCCGCCGTCTGTCACGGCATTCAAATACTCACCGCAGCCGATGTGGTAAAGGGACGCAAACTGACCGCTTACCCTGCCGTTGGTCCCGAAGTAACGCTGGCCGGTGGCGAATTCCATGCCATTGCCGCCGACAAAGCCTTTGTGGATGGCAACCTCGTTACCTCGCCCGCATGGCCCGGCCACGCCGCCTTTATACGCGAGTTCCTGAAACTACTGGGAGCTACCATCGAAATATAA
- a CDS encoding SusD/RagB family nutrient-binding outer membrane lipoprotein: MKTTKTILFGLLATITLLITSCGNFDTLNTDPTRLTSSNPGTFLNPVLYGMATYNWNRYDDYTFPLLQSEVSTSSTTGVGWYFISDAAGDGTWTNYYQWLNNIKSMQTVAETMHENNYIAVAMTLRSWIFQLLADSFGDVPMTEACRGDEQLFTPKFDTQKTIYQNVINDLDSANNLFNTASGLKYNTGGELLYSTDATLTGGASAGILKWKKFCNSLRMRVLLRVLNVDGLNAQAKLVEMVGNPTKYPVFSSNSDAALLSVSGVSPQLAPLTRSQDFTAYAYLSEFFINNLKNWNDPRLPIFATQATNSGVKSYIGYPSGYKVVPSFNASQPNVNLAIAPMKLTLMNYAEVELIKAELAQRGIIAEDAKTHYQNGVSAAITQWGGVVPANYFSNSAVAYDGTLERIMLQKFYALFFCDCQAWYEINRTGYPVLPRGDGVAVGNNLPHRYKYPAVLQRTNMKNYQAAKANMGGDDFSVKLIWQK; encoded by the coding sequence ATGAAAACAACAAAGACAATACTGTTCGGTTTATTGGCAACCATTACCTTGCTGATAACATCTTGTGGTAATTTCGACACACTCAATACCGATCCTACCCGCCTCACCAGCTCCAATCCGGGAACGTTTCTGAATCCCGTTTTGTATGGCATGGCTACTTACAACTGGAACCGATACGACGATTATACCTTCCCGTTGCTGCAAAGTGAGGTTTCTACCTCAAGCACAACCGGTGTAGGTTGGTATTTTATCAGCGATGCTGCCGGAGACGGTACCTGGACAAATTATTACCAGTGGTTGAATAATATCAAATCGATGCAAACCGTGGCGGAGACTATGCACGAGAATAATTATATCGCTGTCGCAATGACGCTGCGCAGCTGGATTTTTCAACTGCTTGCCGATTCGTTCGGTGATGTGCCCATGACAGAGGCTTGTCGGGGCGATGAGCAGCTGTTTACTCCAAAGTTTGACACGCAAAAAACGATTTACCAGAATGTGATTAATGATCTGGATTCGGCCAATAATCTTTTCAATACGGCGTCGGGCCTGAAATACAACACGGGAGGCGAGTTGTTGTATTCGACCGATGCGACGTTGACAGGCGGAGCATCTGCCGGCATTTTGAAATGGAAAAAATTCTGCAATTCACTTCGCATGCGGGTACTGCTTCGTGTTTTGAATGTGGATGGACTGAATGCTCAGGCTAAATTGGTGGAGATGGTAGGCAATCCGACCAAATACCCTGTATTTTCGTCCAATAGCGATGCAGCGTTGCTTTCGGTGTCGGGAGTTTCTCCACAGTTGGCTCCGCTGACACGTTCGCAGGACTTTACGGCGTATGCTTATCTGTCTGAGTTTTTTATCAACAACCTGAAGAACTGGAATGATCCGCGTCTTCCGATTTTTGCCACGCAGGCAACCAATAGCGGAGTGAAATCGTATATCGGTTATCCGAGTGGTTATAAGGTGGTGCCGTCTTTCAATGCTTCGCAGCCGAATGTGAACCTCGCGATTGCGCCCATGAAACTGACCCTAATGAATTATGCAGAGGTGGAACTGATTAAAGCCGAACTGGCACAGCGCGGAATTATAGCCGAAGATGCCAAAACGCATTATCAAAACGGTGTAAGTGCGGCTATCACACAATGGGGTGGGGTTGTACCTGCAAACTATTTTTCAAATAGTGCAGTTGCTTATGACGGCACGCTCGAACGTATCATGTTGCAAAAATTTTATGCGCTTTTTTTCTGCGATTGCCAGGCGTGGTACGAGATCAACCGGACAGGCTATCCAGTGTTGCCTCGTGGCGACGGTGTGGCTGTAGGAAATAATTTGCCTCATCGGTATAAATACCCAGCTGTATTGCAACGTACTAACATGAAAAATTATCAGGCAGCCAAAGCCAATATGGGAGGCGACGATTTCTCTGTGAAGCTTATATGGCAGAAATAA